The following proteins come from a genomic window of Malus sylvestris chromosome 4, drMalSylv7.2, whole genome shotgun sequence:
- the LOC126618219 gene encoding uncharacterized protein LOC126618219, translating into MERFFKRKSSSGSGSSNNVDSSNTVSSSRTPSSRQSQLDDVLGNLQADPGLRTRIIDYDANMRDEVRRLYLQKGPCQPRGHNFPITNMSGINRRFIPQWFDDFDWLEYSVSKDAAFCLYCYLFKTKFEQVGSEAFTGDGFKNWKKGRERFKMHVGPVGSVHNKAREAATNLMNQATHIETAVSKHSDQAHNNDKVREVVMENAPGNLKLLAPSIKKEIVNSCALETLDAIMDGLKDRFFSILVDEARDVSVKEQMAMVLHYVDDNGHVIERFVGIQHVTDTTSSSLKDAIDTLFSRYGLSISKLRGQGYDGASNMRGALNGLKTKILREQPCAYYVHCFAHQLQLALVAVAKKNIDIAYFFATANNVVNHVGASCKRRDSLRGQLQEELVIAFENDCLITGRGLNQETSLKRAGDTRWNSHYGTLISIISMFSSVVHMLQMVIDDNPNESAGEANTLMRGGQGVMLQ; encoded by the exons atggaacggttttttaagagaaagtcaTCATCGGGTTCGGGTAGTTCGAATAATGTTGATAGTTCAAATACTGTCAGTAGTTCAAGAACTCCAAGTTCAAGACAAAGTCAGTTAGATGATGTTTTGGGTAATCTTCAAGCGGATCCTGGATTAAGAACTCGAATAATAGATTATGACGCTAATATGAGAGATGAGGTCCGAAGATTATATCTACAAAAAGGACCTTGTCAACCTAGAGGTCATAATTTCCCAATAACTAATATGTCGGGAATTAATCGACGCTTCATTCCCCAATGGTTTGATGACTTTgattggttggagtatagtgTATCTAAAGATGCGGCATTTTGTCTCTATTGCTATCTCTTTAAAACCAAATTTGAACAAGTGGGTAGTGAAGCTTTCACTGGAGATGGATTTAAGAAttggaagaaagggagagaaagatttaaGATGCATGTTGGACCGGTTGGGAGTGTTCATAATAAAGCTAGAGAAGCTgctacaaatttgatgaatcaagCTACACATATTGAAACGGCAGTGAGCAAACACTCTGACCAAGCTC ataataatgataaagttaGAGAAGTTGTGATGGAAAATGCTCCGGGGAATCTCAAATTACTAGCTCCTtccattaaaaaagaaattgtgaattcatGTGCCCTTGAAACACTTGATGCTATCATGGATGGTCTAAAAGATAGATTCTTTTCAATATTGGTGGATGAAGCACGTGATGTGTCTGTGAAAGAGCAAATGGCTATGGTGTTGCATTATGTGGATGACAACGGGCATGTAATTGAAAGATTTGTGGGTATCCAACATGTTACCGACACTACTTCAAGTTCACTAAAGGATGCTATTGACACATTGTTTTCTCGTTACGGTTTGAGCATTTCCAAGCTACGAGGACAAGGTTATGATGGTGCTAGCAATATGAGAGGTGCGTTGAAtggccttaaaacaaagatattgaGAGAACAACCTTGTGCATATTATGTTCATTGCTTTGCTCATCAACTTCAACTAGCTCTTGTTGCCGTAGCAAAGAAGAATATAGACATTGCCTATTTTTTTGCAACGGCTAATAATGTGGTTAATCATGTTGGAGCATCTTGTAAGCGGCGTGATTCACTTAGAGGGCAACTTCAAGAAGAGCTTGTGATAGCTTTTGAAAATGATTGTCTTATAACGGGGCGAGgcttaaatcaagaaacaagtcTCAAACGTGCCGGTGACACACGATGGAACTCACACTATGGTACCTTGATTAGCATCATTTCTATGTTTTCATCCGTGGTTCATATGCTTCAAATGGTTATTGATGATAATCCCAATGAAAGTGCGGGTGAAGCAAATACGTTAATGAGA GGAGGTCAAGGCGTTATGCTCCAATAA
- the LOC126620013 gene encoding acyl-coenzyme A oxidase 4, peroxisomal-like: protein MTVPPNQDDVKKNERTNYFNSPALDVSLAFPQATPASTFPPCASDYYQFDDLLTPEEQAMRLRVRKCMEKDVAPIMAEYWEKAEFPFQIIPKLGALRIAGGTIKGYGCPGLSITASAFATAELARVDASCSTFVLVHSSLAMLTIALCGSEAQKQKYLPSLAEFKTVACWGLTEPDYGSDASALRTTATKVEGGWILEGQKRWIGNSTFADVLVIFARNTTTNQINGFIIKKNAPGLAATKIENKIGLRIVQNGDILLNKVFVPDEERLPGVNSFQDTSKVLAVSRVMVAWQPIGLSMGVYDMCHRYLKERKQFGAPLAAFQINQEKLVRMLGNVQAMVLIGWRLCKLYEAGKMTPGHASMGKAWITLRARETVALGRELLGGNGILSDFLVAKAFGDLEPIYTFEGTYDINSLVTGREVTGIASFKPPASSQRSRL, encoded by the exons ATGACAGTTCCTCCGAATCAAG ATGATGTTAAGAAGAATGAAAGGACGAATTATTTCAATTCCCCTGCATTGGATGTCTCACTTGCTTTTCCACAAGCAACGCCGGCATCCACCTTTCCTCCCTGCG CCTCGGATTATTACCAGTTTGATGATCTATTGACTCCTGAGGAGCAGGCTATGAGATTGAGAGTAAGAAAGTGTATGGAGAAAGACGTCGCTCCAATTATGGCAGAG TACTGGGAGAAGGCAGAGTTTCCATTTCAAATTATTCCAAAGCTTGGTGCATTGCGCATTGCTGGTGGCACAATCAAG GGTTATGGGTGTCCTGGTCTTTCTATTACGGCAAGTGCTTTTGCTACAGCTGAACTTGCTAGAGTTGATGCAAGCTGTTCTACTTTCGTCTTGGTTCATTCCTCACTAGCAATGCTTACTATTG CATTATGTGGTTCAGAAGCTCAAAAGCAGAAATATCTACCTTCATTGGCTGAATTTAAAACTGTAGCCTGCTGG GGTTTGACTGAGCCTGACTACGGAAGTGATGCGAGTGCCTTGAGAACGACAGCAACAAAG GTGGAAGGAGGTTGGATACTTGAGGGCCAAAAGCGATGGATAGGAAACAGTACATTTGCTGATGTCTTGGTTATTTTTGCTAGgaatacaacaacaaatcaGATTAATGG atttataataaagaagaatgccCCTGGACTGGCAgctacaaaaatagaaaataaaattggtCTGCGCATTGTTCAAAATGGAGATATTCTCTTAAATAAAGTATTTGTTCCTGATGAGGAAAGGCTGCCTGGTGTTAATTCTTTTCAGGATACTAGCAAG GTTCTTGCTGTTTCGCGTGTCATGGTTGCCTGGCAACCTATTGGTTTATCTATGGGAGTCTATGATATGTGTCACAG GTATCTGAAGGAGAGGAAACAATTTGGAGCCCCCCTTGCAGCTTTCCAAATCAACCAAGAGAAACTTGTTCGTATGCTTGGTAATGTTCAAGCTATGGTTCTTATAGGCTGGCGCCTCTGCAAGCTGTATGAGGCAGGTAAAATGACTCCAGGTCATGCTAGCATGGGGAAG GCATGGATCACTCTGAGAGCAAGGGAAACAGTTGCTCTGGGGAGGGAATTGCTAGGTGGCAACGGAATCTTATCTGATTTTCTTGTTGCAAAG GCTTTCGGTGATCTGGAACCCATCTACACATTCGAAGGCACGTATGACATCAACTCCTTGGTCACCGGCAGGGAAGTCACTGGCATTGCCAGCTTCAAGCCACCTGCGTCAAGCCAACGGAGCCGCCTGTAG
- the LOC126619131 gene encoding protein ZW2-like, translated as MSTGSHSGNTSNTFVAFFEGWLVRQEHFLDELLSAQRTVDEARDEDLQDLISRVLLHYQQYYDEKSRLAQRDVFLVFSPTWFSSYERTLLWIAGYKPGLVFRIVTESVPDFSDRQRVNIARLRVETRIEERALNDKLANIHESVAAPPFVDVLRRYGRARDGEIVEDIAVIESLKPALESVLVNANLLRTTMVTKLVEILSSRQAVRFLTAVAQFQLKIRSLGLERDAEKRRELSGRSGGGGSPIGSTSRW; from the coding sequence atgtCAACCGGCTCTCACAGCGGCAATACATCGAACACATTCGTGGCATTCTTCGAGGGCTGGCTGGTCCGGCAAGAACACTTCCTCGACGAGCTCCTATCGGCCCAGCGGACGGTCGACGAGGCCCGAGATGAAGACCTCCAAGATTTGATATCTCGGGTTCTCCTCCATTACCAGCAGTACTACGACGAGAAATCGCGACTTGCCCAGCGGGATGTTTTCCTGGTTTTCTCCCCGACGTGGTTTAGTTCCTACGAAAGGACCCTCCTTTGGATCGCCGGGTACAAACCGGGTCTTGTATTCCGGATAGTGACGGAGTCGGTGCCCGATTTCAGCGACCGGCAGCGGGTCAATATAGCCCGGCTGAGGGTGGAGACCCGGATCGAGGAGCGCGCGCTCAACGACAAGCTTGCCAATATTCACGAGAGCGTGGCGGCGCCGCCGTTCGTGGACGTGCTGAGGCGGTACGGGAGGGCCAGGGACGGGGAGATCGTGGAGGACATCGCGGTGATCGAGTCGCTGAAGCCGGCATTGGAGTCCGTGCTGGTGAATGCCAACTTGCTGAGGACGACGATGGTGACGAAGCTGGTGGAGATACTGAGCTCGAGGCAGGCGGTGAGGTTTTTGACGGCGGTGGCGCAGTTTCAGCTGAAGATTAGGAGTTTGGGGTTGGAGAGGGACGCCGAGAAGCGGAGGGAATTGAGCGGAAGGAGCGGCGGCGGTGGGAGTCCAATTGGTAGTACTAGTAGGTGGTAG
- the LOC126619136 gene encoding PHD finger-like domain-containing protein 5A codes for MAKHHPDLIMCRKQPGIAIGRLCEKCDGKCVICDSYVRPCTLVRVCDECNYGSFQGRCVICGGVGISDAYYCKECTQQEKDRDGCPKIVNLGSAKTDLFYERKKYGFKKR; via the coding sequence ATGGCGAAGCATCATCCTGACCTGATTATGTGCCGGAAGCAACCTGGAATAGCTATTGGAAGGTTGTGTGAGAAGTGCGACGGTAAGTGTGTAATTTGTGACTCTTATGTGCGTCCTTGCACGCTTGTTCGGGTTTGCGATGAGTGCAACTATGGATCTTTCCAGGGAAGGTGTGTTATCTGTGGAGGGGTTGGAATTTCTGATGCTTATTACTGCAAAGAGTGTACTCAGCAGGAGAAAGATAGAGATGGCTGTCCGAAAATTGTGAATCTGGGAAGTGCCAAAACAGATCTGTTCTATGAACGGAAAAAGTATGGTTTCAAGAAAAGATGA